The proteins below come from a single Treponema phagedenis genomic window:
- a CDS encoding polyprenyl synthetase family protein encodes MSEEFAQRLQRIEEALYAALLEYIDQDWVNLSFSDIPEAVLPRHILPLLKPCKDLVLRGGKRWRPLVAVLSAELACGDAYRAYALTPVIEFIHTASLIHDDIEDSAETRRGAPAIHIQYGTDTAINAASWLYFHAMSIINAYPSSSELKLSLYRTVNKNLTNLHLGQAMDIDWHRNSNFIPSRAEYMAMIALKTGSLARLAAEIGFLAGGAGEEATEQYGKTMESIGIGFQILDDAKNITGGNKGKNIGDDIVEGKKSFPVIFHLEEHPEDLQKIQSYFETAKKEGIESQAIRECIELLNSSKAAERAKNYGIQMIEASVLQLCGHFPAKPAAKLIADLFHSME; translated from the coding sequence ATGAGTGAAGAATTTGCGCAGCGATTGCAACGAATAGAAGAAGCATTATACGCGGCATTGCTGGAATATATTGATCAGGACTGGGTAAACCTCAGTTTTTCAGATATACCCGAAGCAGTTTTACCGCGTCATATTTTGCCGCTGCTTAAGCCTTGCAAAGACTTAGTACTGCGAGGCGGTAAAAGATGGCGTCCTTTGGTTGCAGTGCTATCCGCGGAACTTGCCTGCGGTGATGCGTACCGCGCCTATGCCTTAACGCCGGTAATTGAATTTATCCATACGGCGAGCCTTATTCACGATGATATAGAAGATTCCGCCGAAACCAGAAGAGGTGCACCGGCTATCCACATACAATACGGCACGGATACGGCGATAAATGCGGCGAGTTGGCTTTACTTTCATGCAATGTCAATTATCAATGCGTATCCTTCTTCTTCGGAATTAAAGCTTTCTCTGTATCGGACGGTTAATAAAAATTTAACCAACTTACATCTTGGGCAGGCAATGGATATCGATTGGCATAGAAACTCGAATTTTATCCCCTCGCGGGCAGAATATATGGCAATGATTGCGTTAAAAACCGGATCGCTTGCACGGCTTGCAGCGGAAATCGGATTTCTTGCCGGCGGAGCAGGGGAGGAAGCTACAGAGCAATACGGGAAAACAATGGAATCGATAGGGATCGGATTTCAAATTTTAGATGATGCAAAAAATATCACGGGAGGAAATAAAGGAAAAAATATCGGAGATGATATTGTCGAAGGAAAGAAAAGCTTTCCGGTAATATTTCATCTTGAAGAACATCCCGAAGATCTGCAAAAGATTCAAAGTTATTTTGAAACGGCAAAAAAAGAAGGAATAGAATCTCAGGCAATACGGGAATGCATTGAGCTCTTGAATTCTTCCAAGGCGGCGGAGCGGGCAAAAAATTACGGGATTCAAATGATAGAAGCTTCCGTACTGCAACTTTGCGGTCATTTTCCCGCTAAGCCGGCGGCAAAACTTATTGCCGATCTTTTTCATAGTATGGAGTAG
- a CDS encoding DUF4954 family protein, which produces MGKLHVLPADSFGLNFITKEYIPVGEDEYYLRFKQNSEKNHRWRALTLGELESLIKNGNSCTDWNKILVEDPFNAHLIKNSFFAGLVRISALEENYLKYHDFTVPTGITNSKIISSDIGKNCAIHDCAYISHYIIGDHVILSRIDELCATNHAKFGEGIIKEGEDESVRISIEVVNEAGGREVLPFAEMIPADAFLWARYRDNKKLIERFKKITQEQRDNRRGYYGIIGSEAVIKSCCIIKDVSFGESVYVKGANKLKNLTVKSSSNEPTQIGEGVELVNGIIGFGCRIFYGVKAIRFVLGNNSALKYGTRFIHSILGDNSTISCCEVLNSLIFPYHEQHHNNSFLIATMIQGQSNMAAGATVGSNHNTRGNDGEIIAGRGFWPGLSSTLKHNCKFASFVLLNKGNYPSELNISFPFSLVSENAQKNRLEIMPAYHWMYNMYALIRNNKKFATRDKRITKIQKIETNCFAPDTAMEMEDAIAELNSLIEQTWQKAGNPFLSAKKIIASHEAEIRNMLIIVPNAERLKERESVLLKPIEAWHAYHDMLIWYGVKTLFDFFEKEHCSIKKFEHITLEEVERNWVNMGGQLVPEKKLFALMDRIANGDFLTWNQIHEEYEVLYAQYPYDKAENAYAVLCRIKGVSKLTKELWNEYIDESLRIRKFIEEEILKTKLKDYTNPFRDITYRNKAERDAVLGKVEDNPIIQESKIETEYFFSQAEKMRL; this is translated from the coding sequence ATGGGAAAACTGCATGTGTTGCCTGCAGATAGTTTTGGACTAAATTTCATTACAAAAGAATATATCCCTGTCGGAGAAGATGAATATTATCTTCGCTTTAAACAAAACTCGGAAAAAAATCACCGCTGGCGCGCGCTCACGTTAGGAGAGCTTGAATCTCTTATCAAAAACGGTAACTCTTGCACTGATTGGAATAAAATCTTAGTAGAAGATCCGTTTAACGCGCATCTGATCAAGAATTCCTTTTTTGCCGGTCTTGTGCGGATTTCAGCTTTAGAAGAAAATTATTTAAAATATCATGATTTTACCGTACCGACCGGCATAACAAATAGTAAAATTATTTCCTCCGACATCGGCAAAAACTGTGCAATTCATGATTGTGCTTACATCTCTCATTATATCATTGGAGATCATGTTATTTTAAGCAGAATTGATGAACTTTGTGCTACAAATCATGCAAAATTCGGGGAAGGAATTATCAAAGAAGGAGAAGATGAATCTGTACGAATAAGTATTGAGGTGGTTAATGAAGCGGGAGGCAGAGAGGTTTTACCCTTTGCGGAGATGATTCCCGCTGATGCGTTTTTATGGGCACGATATCGAGACAATAAAAAACTTATTGAAAGATTTAAGAAAATAACTCAGGAGCAGCGGGATAATAGACGAGGATACTACGGAATAATCGGTAGCGAGGCTGTTATAAAAAGTTGCTGTATTATTAAAGATGTCAGCTTCGGGGAATCCGTCTACGTAAAAGGTGCAAATAAGTTAAAAAACTTGACGGTAAAATCATCCTCCAATGAACCAACCCAAATTGGTGAGGGCGTGGAGCTGGTAAACGGTATTATCGGTTTTGGATGCAGAATTTTTTACGGCGTCAAAGCGATACGTTTTGTACTGGGCAATAACTCGGCCTTAAAATACGGAACACGTTTTATCCACTCAATACTCGGGGACAATTCCACTATTTCTTGTTGTGAAGTTTTAAACTCTCTTATTTTTCCTTATCATGAGCAGCACCACAATAATTCATTTTTGATTGCAACCATGATACAGGGACAGTCAAACATGGCAGCCGGCGCAACGGTCGGCTCAAATCATAATACCCGCGGCAATGACGGAGAGATTATTGCCGGCAGAGGTTTTTGGCCGGGACTTTCAAGTACTTTAAAACATAATTGTAAGTTTGCATCTTTTGTGCTTCTTAATAAAGGAAACTATCCGTCTGAACTGAATATAAGCTTTCCGTTTAGTCTTGTCAGTGAAAATGCTCAAAAAAACAGACTTGAAATAATGCCGGCTTATCACTGGATGTATAATATGTATGCGCTCATACGCAATAACAAAAAATTTGCGACTCGAGATAAACGCATTACAAAAATTCAAAAGATAGAAACAAATTGCTTTGCTCCCGATACTGCGATGGAAATGGAGGATGCAATTGCAGAACTTAATTCGCTTATTGAACAAACCTGGCAGAAAGCGGGGAATCCGTTCCTTTCCGCGAAAAAAATTATTGCATCGCATGAAGCGGAGATAAGAAACATGCTGATTATTGTGCCAAATGCGGAAAGATTAAAAGAAAGAGAGAGTGTTTTATTAAAACCTATTGAAGCATGGCATGCGTATCATGATATGCTTATCTGGTATGGGGTCAAAACACTTTTTGATTTTTTTGAAAAAGAACATTGCTCAATTAAAAAATTTGAGCATATAACACTTGAAGAAGTTGAACGAAACTGGGTAAATATGGGCGGGCAACTTGTCCCTGAAAAAAAACTTTTTGCACTTATGGATAGAATAGCAAACGGAGACTTTTTAACCTGGAATCAAATACACGAGGAATACGAGGTGTTATATGCGCAATATCCTTATGATAAGGCGGAAAATGCGTATGCCGTACTTTGCCGAATTAAAGGAGTATCAAAACTAACCAAAGAGCTTTGGAATGAGTATATTGATGAATCTCTTCGGATAAGAAAATTTATTGAAGAAGAGATTCTTAAAACAAAACTCAAAGATTACACTAATCCTTTTAGAGATATTACGTATCGTAATAAAGCCGAACGGGATGCCGTACTCGGGAAGGTTGAAGACAATCCGATAATACAAGAATCAAAGATTGAAACAGAGTATTTTTTTTCTCAAGCGGAAAAAATGCGATTATAG
- a CDS encoding ATP-dependent 6-phosphofructokinase has product MNIDSLNFSIESLGECKIHSPIHLSNTSGDYIPNYVYDDQYIHYPLDSKINEAIGPFDRTKLLERAGPREKIFFNPNHVHAGIITCGGLCPGLNDVIRSIVRCLWRRYGVKRISGIKFGFKGLLYDYGFDILPLNPDVVDDCHRTGGSLLGTSRGGGNRVTDIVDGIERLNLHILFVIGGDGSQKGAKEIAEEIERRKLKIAVVGIPKTVDNDLSFIQKSFGFDTAVVKATEAVAAAHMEAHSQINGIGLVKLMGRESGFIATHTAIASHETNFVLIPEVPFDIEGENGFLKHLEKRLLARHHAVIVVAEGAGQDIMESKNATDASGNKRLADIGLHLKEAIERYFKLIDMHINLKYIDPSYQIRSAVAAPIDSIYCERLGNNAVHAAMCGKTKMIVGLVHNKFVHLPIDVVVSQRKYVDPEGSLWRDALDATGQPIVMKNALNFEKKH; this is encoded by the coding sequence ATGAATATAGACAGTCTTAATTTTTCAATTGAATCATTGGGAGAATGTAAAATTCACTCTCCAATACATTTATCAAATACTTCAGGGGATTATATTCCGAATTATGTGTATGATGATCAATACATACATTATCCACTTGATTCAAAAATAAATGAAGCAATCGGTCCTTTTGATCGAACAAAGCTGCTTGAGCGGGCAGGGCCGCGAGAGAAGATTTTTTTTAACCCTAACCATGTTCATGCGGGGATTATCACTTGCGGCGGCTTATGCCCCGGTTTAAACGATGTTATTCGCTCTATTGTTCGCTGCCTTTGGCGCAGATACGGCGTCAAAAGGATAAGCGGTATTAAATTCGGATTTAAAGGGCTTTTATACGATTACGGTTTTGATATTCTTCCGTTAAACCCCGATGTTGTTGATGACTGTCACAGAACAGGCGGATCATTATTGGGGACGTCTCGTGGCGGCGGCAATCGAGTTACGGATATTGTTGACGGCATTGAACGATTAAATTTGCACATACTCTTTGTTATCGGCGGCGACGGAAGTCAAAAGGGAGCGAAGGAAATCGCCGAAGAAATTGAACGCAGAAAATTGAAGATAGCGGTTGTCGGTATCCCTAAAACAGTTGATAATGATCTTTCGTTTATTCAAAAATCATTCGGCTTTGATACAGCTGTTGTAAAAGCGACAGAGGCGGTTGCTGCCGCCCATATGGAGGCACATTCTCAAATAAACGGAATAGGACTTGTAAAATTAATGGGAAGAGAGTCAGGTTTTATTGCCACACATACCGCAATTGCAAGCCACGAAACGAATTTTGTCTTAATCCCTGAAGTTCCCTTTGATATTGAAGGAGAAAACGGGTTTTTAAAACATCTTGAAAAAAGACTTTTAGCTCGTCACCATGCAGTAATCGTAGTTGCCGAGGGTGCGGGACAAGATATAATGGAAAGTAAAAATGCAACAGACGCTTCCGGCAATAAACGTTTGGCGGATATCGGGCTTCATTTAAAAGAAGCCATTGAGCGATATTTTAAGTTGATTGATATGCACATCAATTTAAAATATATTGATCCAAGCTACCAAATCAGATCCGCTGTTGCTGCGCCCATAGATTCAATTTATTGCGAACGCTTAGGTAATAACGCGGTGCATGCTGCTATGTGCGGAAAAACAAAGATGATTGTCGGACTTGTACACAATAAATTTGTGCATCTACCGATTGATGTTGTTGTAAGTCAACGAAAGTACGTCGATCCTGAAGGGTCGCTCTGGAGAGACGCCCTTGATGCCACAGGTCAGCCGATTGTTATGAAAAATGCTTTGAATTTTGAAAAAAAGCACTAA
- a CDS encoding SoxR reducing system RseC family protein: MRKRGIVKAIEKKSKDGFQKLKIELIQDTCACSIKSTDTFNAASRPSCAGCNYEHAETGLFVINGNEVIALNKKGKSLSIGDAVTVITTKMQTLIQILISIIVPLFLAALGYGLIFRYTDNQGTAILGILVGLICGTLLAFLIKHVLGDRVFPEVIGN, translated from the coding sequence ATGAGAAAACGGGGAATAGTAAAAGCAATTGAAAAAAAATCAAAAGACGGATTTCAAAAACTAAAAATAGAACTCATACAGGATACGTGCGCCTGTTCAATTAAGTCTACCGATACTTTTAACGCCGCTTCCCGCCCTTCCTGCGCAGGCTGTAATTATGAACATGCGGAGACAGGGCTTTTTGTGATAAACGGAAACGAAGTTATCGCATTAAATAAAAAAGGTAAAAGTCTTTCGATTGGAGATGCGGTAACGGTAATCACTACAAAAATGCAAACGCTGATTCAAATCCTTATTTCAATTATCGTACCTCTTTTTTTAGCGGCGCTTGGCTATGGACTCATTTTTCGCTATACGGATAATCAAGGAACCGCCATACTCGGAATTTTGGTAGGATTAATTTGCGGAACCCTGCTTGCCTTCCTTATAAAACACGTTCTCGGCGACCGCGTTTTTCCCGAAGTTATCGGAAATTAG
- a CDS encoding TIGR00282 family metallophosphoesterase → MKIIYIAELIGKVGVFLVKELLPQLRKQYRPDFIIANANSATGFSGLGRQHAGYLHKLGVDCITAGESIFQKPDLTEKLDTLSYVLRPMNVSSESPGKGMGIFYSNLNKKKLAVISLLGRMGIRKIVADNPFPFLLETIEKIKQETSAVIVDYAALSTAEKQTMGFFLNGKVSAVIGSGNKVPTADETILSEKTAYITDSGRTGSFYSVGGFDPQGKIQEYKTGLFNLTRHSWECPCLQGIVLEVNDDGTAKTIERIIVSGEKHEKTGNSKSN, encoded by the coding sequence ATGAAAATTATATATATAGCGGAACTTATCGGGAAAGTCGGAGTGTTTTTGGTAAAAGAATTATTACCTCAATTGCGTAAACAATATCGTCCTGATTTTATTATTGCCAATGCAAATTCCGCAACCGGTTTTTCCGGCCTTGGAAGGCAGCATGCGGGATACTTGCACAAACTGGGCGTTGACTGTATCACCGCAGGAGAATCTATTTTTCAAAAGCCTGATTTAACCGAAAAACTGGATACTCTTTCCTATGTTTTGCGTCCTATGAATGTATCTTCTGAAAGTCCCGGAAAAGGCATGGGAATCTTTTATTCAAATTTGAATAAAAAAAAGCTTGCAGTTATCTCTTTATTAGGAAGAATGGGAATACGGAAAATCGTTGCAGATAATCCTTTTCCTTTTTTGCTTGAAACAATAGAAAAAATAAAACAAGAAACTTCCGCTGTTATCGTTGATTATGCGGCTTTGTCAACCGCGGAAAAGCAAACAATGGGGTTTTTTCTGAACGGAAAAGTTTCCGCAGTAATCGGATCGGGAAACAAGGTTCCCACCGCCGATGAAACTATCTTATCTGAAAAAACCGCTTATATCACCGATTCGGGGAGAACCGGCAGTTTTTATTCGGTGGGAGGTTTTGACCCGCAAGGTAAAATACAAGAATATAAAACGGGGCTTTTTAATCTCACCCGCCATAGTTGGGAATGTCCCTGCTTACAAGGGATTGTATTGGAAGTCAATGATGACGGCACGGCAAAAACCATAGAGCGAATTATAGTATCAGGAGAAAAACATGAGAAAACGGGGAATAGTAAAAGCAATTGA
- a CDS encoding SLBB domain-containing protein: MKKRLFFVFCFLAYSICQQTILAQQTIDTQQAMSNPNYLVTPGDMYRLSYAVGTTKIDYTIAVDISYRVRISNLAIINVRGMTFSAFKNEAERIVSKNYPLSAVQLAMISPARFSVIVKGEVKTTTEVPCWALTRLSAVVTPLLTQYSSIRDVSITSVTGETKNYDIFKAANEGALTEDPYLRPGDIITIQKLQRSVVLKGAVRRPGTYQLLENENLETLINLYGKGFTDSANLAGIKINHAITTEETDANAEFADWSEQAQDVALKNRDTIIVLDKEDSHQVVYFEGAFSFKNSSLVSGDKIVSGDKIVSGDKIVSGDKISDSIIPVQFTRGDTLASAIRERRTWFGQYTDTAAAYLLRENKRIPIELNKILYDIEYQCPIELQAGDRLIVPILVQQVTVSGAVMRPGRYPYAPGRTWSYYIGLAGGFDTNRNTGSAVIIRDIYGKKQDKKTPIMPETEIYAKSNSFLYNFSLYAPIITVSATVVTAVIAVLTFVYKK, translated from the coding sequence GTGAAAAAGAGGCTTTTTTTTGTTTTTTGTTTTTTGGCTTATAGTATATGCCAGCAGACAATACTTGCTCAACAAACAATAGATACACAACAGGCGATGTCAAATCCGAACTATCTGGTTACCCCGGGGGATATGTACAGACTTTCCTATGCAGTTGGAACAACGAAAATTGATTATACAATAGCGGTAGATATTTCTTATCGAGTGAGGATTTCAAACTTAGCAATTATTAATGTACGAGGCATGACTTTTTCAGCATTTAAAAACGAGGCAGAGCGAATTGTTTCAAAAAACTATCCCTTAAGTGCAGTACAGTTGGCAATGATTTCTCCTGCCCGGTTTTCGGTCATCGTCAAGGGAGAAGTAAAAACAACCACCGAGGTTCCCTGTTGGGCATTGACAAGGCTATCGGCAGTGGTTACTCCTCTTTTAACACAATATTCGTCAATAAGAGATGTTTCCATAACATCGGTAACGGGTGAAACTAAAAACTATGATATTTTTAAAGCTGCAAATGAGGGTGCTTTGACGGAAGATCCATATCTTCGGCCGGGAGATATCATTACCATACAAAAGCTTCAACGTTCGGTTGTTTTAAAAGGTGCGGTAAGGCGGCCGGGGACGTACCAGCTTTTAGAAAATGAAAATTTGGAAACCTTAATCAATTTATATGGCAAGGGATTTACAGATTCTGCAAACTTAGCCGGAATAAAAATAAACCATGCGATAACCACGGAAGAAACGGATGCAAATGCCGAATTTGCGGATTGGTCTGAACAAGCACAGGATGTTGCTTTAAAAAACCGAGATACGATCATTGTGCTCGATAAAGAAGATTCACATCAAGTTGTTTATTTTGAAGGAGCCTTTTCTTTTAAGAATTCCTCTTTAGTTTCAGGGGATAAAATAGTTTCAGGGGATAAAATAGTTTCAGGGGATAAAATAGTTTCAGGGGATAAAATATCGGATTCTATTATCCCTGTACAATTTACACGAGGTGATACTCTCGCTTCTGCAATACGAGAAAGAAGGACATGGTTTGGTCAGTATACCGATACAGCGGCAGCATATCTATTACGTGAAAACAAGCGGATCCCCATAGAGTTAAACAAGATACTTTACGATATCGAATATCAATGTCCGATTGAATTACAGGCAGGTGATAGATTAATAGTTCCTATTCTAGTGCAACAGGTTACCGTGTCGGGAGCTGTTATGCGGCCCGGCAGATACCCTTATGCACCCGGCCGTACATGGAGTTATTATATCGGTCTTGCGGGCGGCTTTGATACCAACCGAAATACGGGATCGGCTGTAATTATCAGAGATATTTATGGAAAAAAACAAGACAAAAAAACTCCGATTATGCCTGAAACCGAAATTTATGCAAAAAGTAACTCTTTCCTTTATAATTTTAGTCTATATGCCCCGATTATAACGGTTAGCGCTACAGTTGTCACTGCTGTTATTGCGGTTTTAACATTTGTGTACAAAAAATGA
- a CDS encoding IS3 family transposase yields the protein MWMHNLLLTPLRTEPKNIVLKESCYIAIKEQRYTSHAYREKLTELGMIQSMSRRGNCWDNACIENFFGTIKCESGYYGTLENGLLTYKQMEELIGKYIEFFNNERIQKKLGWKSPVDFRTQVA from the coding sequence ATGTGGATGCACAACTTGCTGTTGACACCGTTACGCACCGAGCCGAAAAATATAGTCTTGAAGGAGTCCTGCTACATAGCGATCAAGGAGCAACGGTATACATCACATGCGTACCGAGAAAAACTCACTGAACTTGGAATGATACAAAGCATGAGCCGGCGTGGAAACTGTTGGGATAATGCCTGTATAGAAAACTTTTTTGGAACCATTAAGTGTGAGAGTGGTTATTATGGTACATTGGAAAATGGATTACTCACTTATAAACAGATGGAAGAACTTATAGGTAAGTACATTGAATTCTTTAACAATGAAAGAATTCAAAAAAAATTGGGTTGGAAGTCACCTGTTGATTTTAGAACGCAGGTTGCTTAA
- a CDS encoding ATP-binding protein: MFCRSLQRNQAKLVGEPKVDYGAENGIIDIAVKSRDEKISISITDYGKGFSHEDLQKSKQQFYRGDKSRNSPNHFGIGLYIADQVAKQHQGNLSLSNCTHHPGAEVEISIPIN, from the coding sequence ATGTTTTGCCGGTCACTCCAACGTAACCAGGCAAAACTCGTAGGCGAACCAAAGGTAGATTACGGTGCGGAAAACGGGATAATTGATATTGCAGTTAAAAGCAGAGATGAAAAAATAAGCATAAGTATAACCGATTACGGAAAGGGATTTTCTCACGAAGATTTGCAAAAATCAAAACAACAATTTTACCGCGGAGATAAAAGCAGAAACTCACCCAATCACTTTGGTATCGGTTTATATATCGCCGATCAAGTTGCAAAGCAGCACCAAGGGAATTTATCACTTTCAAACTGCACTCACCATCCCGGAGCCGAAGTCGAAATATCTATACCTATAAATTAG
- a CDS encoding tetratricopeptide repeat protein, whose product MKETADYLNDFAVTLAAEGLHAEAIACLRKGLRMEPHNSLMWFNLGLSYYALKKKTDCTSALYQAARCDPFDADIWDTLGVILHETGEIEAAQKAYMRALNLESDSGRIWNNYGTLLFNKKEYTEALRSFETAVSLMPDLGDAVFNLRDTYLVLKNDEKAAICTKLLEQMNYPDEEKE is encoded by the coding sequence ATGAAAGAAACAGCCGATTATTTAAATGATTTTGCTGTAACTCTTGCTGCGGAAGGGTTGCATGCGGAGGCTATTGCCTGTCTTCGAAAAGGTTTAAGAATGGAACCTCATAATAGCCTGATGTGGTTTAATTTAGGGTTAAGTTATTATGCACTTAAGAAAAAAACGGATTGCACCAGCGCTTTGTATCAGGCTGCCCGTTGCGATCCTTTTGATGCGGACATCTGGGACACACTCGGCGTTATTTTACACGAAACCGGAGAAATTGAGGCTGCGCAAAAAGCCTATATGCGCGCACTTAACTTGGAAAGCGATAGCGGCAGAATATGGAATAATTACGGGACTCTTTTATTTAATAAAAAAGAATATACCGAAGCCTTACGCTCATTTGAGACCGCCGTTTCTTTGATGCCCGATCTCGGAGATGCGGTATTTAATTTACGGGATACGTATCTTGTGCTTAAAAACGATGAAAAAGCGGCAATTTGCACAAAACTTTTAGAACAAATGAATTACCCTGACGAGGAAAAGGAATGA
- the recO gene encoding DNA repair protein RecO, with the protein MANRSRTAEALVLSLGEFGEGHRMVRLFIKEDTTCSLLHAALYGGAKSKARSSIAPYQTGTVWLYSNPIKNTHSITDFAITSYRFSIRESLVRLWSAALCAELIDATKGNISWVLVNAFLDGIENLPDNECKVALIRFLWRVLLGEGIAPEIDCCAACRKSFTDLLANEYFYYHTHEELCLCSSCSDISQSGFQLSKEALFFLLAVKEKPPAYSRALPLSQQTYGMLRRFLFYLITKMNGKKLNTIESAQGLL; encoded by the coding sequence ATGGCAAATCGTTCACGAACTGCGGAAGCTTTGGTGCTTTCTTTAGGAGAATTCGGAGAAGGGCATCGAATGGTGCGTTTATTTATTAAGGAAGATACTACGTGCTCGCTCTTGCACGCTGCCCTGTACGGCGGCGCAAAAAGTAAGGCACGCAGTTCTATTGCCCCTTATCAAACCGGAACCGTCTGGTTGTATTCAAATCCGATCAAAAACACGCATTCGATAACCGACTTTGCCATTACCTCATATCGTTTTAGTATTAGAGAAAGTCTTGTCCGTTTATGGAGCGCCGCTCTTTGCGCGGAGCTTATCGATGCAACAAAGGGAAATATCAGCTGGGTTTTGGTAAACGCGTTTCTTGACGGCATAGAAAACCTTCCGGACAATGAGTGCAAAGTCGCCCTTATCAGATTTTTGTGGCGAGTATTATTGGGCGAAGGGATTGCTCCGGAAATTGACTGCTGCGCCGCGTGCCGAAAAAGCTTTACCGATTTATTGGCAAACGAATATTTTTATTATCATACGCATGAGGAGCTCTGCCTTTGCAGCAGCTGCAGCGATATATCACAAAGCGGTTTTCAACTAAGCAAAGAAGCGCTTTTTTTTCTGCTCGCCGTGAAAGAAAAACCTCCCGCCTATTCGCGGGCGCTGCCGCTTTCCCAACAAACCTACGGAATGCTACGGCGTTTCCTCTTTTACCTTATCACCAAAATGAACGGCAAAAAACTGAACACCATTGAAAGCGCGCAAGGTTTGCTCTAA
- a CDS encoding Wzz/FepE/Etk N-terminal domain-containing protein: MNDQNDEISLIDIFAVLWRRKKMIIGATLCSAIVIVILSIISMVLPAEKSFLPNVYTSTALMLINDSHGGGMSSQLQNAGLESFAGMLGGMAGKKGLNYGQLAVFLTETNAFLDTVVDTFDLIKRYKITKFPRSGSRRLLKKYIKAKYDEKTGVFTVSFTDIDPVFAHQVTSFIAQYYEKRFDELGLDVDKHQKAGMQETMNLAVKKIQKLMEERKKLEASVSMGFSGNIPAISLEMERLAKEIAAQEAFYTHLRVQEETMNLEQRANVPIFQILDASEVPDQKSGPSRGMLCIITVFAVFFLSIFFAFILQSIENIKNDPDTLKKLKGTEL, from the coding sequence ATGAATGACCAAAATGATGAAATCAGTCTGATTGATATTTTTGCCGTGCTCTGGCGCAGAAAAAAAATGATTATAGGAGCCACCCTTTGTTCGGCGATAGTTATAGTTATTCTCTCCATTATTTCAATGGTACTACCTGCAGAAAAGTCTTTTTTACCTAATGTATATACTTCTACCGCTTTGATGCTCATCAATGATAGCCATGGAGGAGGAATGAGCAGTCAATTGCAAAATGCCGGTTTAGAATCTTTTGCAGGCATGCTAGGTGGTATGGCAGGAAAAAAAGGATTAAATTACGGGCAGCTTGCGGTGTTTCTTACAGAAACAAATGCTTTTTTGGACACTGTTGTAGATACTTTTGATTTAATAAAAAGATATAAAATCACAAAATTCCCTCGCTCAGGAAGCAGACGGCTGTTAAAAAAATATATTAAAGCAAAATATGATGAAAAAACAGGAGTTTTTACTGTGAGCTTCACCGATATAGATCCTGTCTTTGCCCACCAAGTCACAAGTTTTATTGCTCAATACTATGAAAAAAGATTTGATGAACTTGGACTAGATGTTGATAAACATCAAAAGGCAGGCATGCAGGAAACTATGAATTTAGCGGTAAAAAAAATACAGAAACTTATGGAAGAAAGAAAAAAACTTGAAGCCAGTGTTTCGATGGGATTTAGCGGCAATATTCCCGCGATTAGCCTGGAAATGGAGCGTTTGGCAAAGGAGATTGCCGCACAAGAAGCTTTTTATACTCATTTGAGGGTGCAGGAAGAAACGATGAATCTTGAGCAGCGAGCCAATGTTCCTATTTTTCAGATACTTGACGCCAGCGAAGTTCCCGATCAAAAATCAGGTCCGTCAAGAGGTATGCTTTGCATCATAACAGTTTTTGCAGTGTTTTTTCTTTCTATATTTTTTGCTTTTATATTACAATCAATTGAAAATATAAAAAATGATCCTGATACACTAAAAAAATTAAAAGGAACGGAATTGTGA